One Camelina sativa cultivar DH55 chromosome 3, Cs, whole genome shotgun sequence genomic window carries:
- the LOC104767123 gene encoding uncharacterized protein LOC104767123, with product MLRQVVAKYSIGKAVIYGSNREKLRPFLCQTSCGFHTGRTVFAPRSFFGVEDYVDDDTSRPYTYQKEKKSKNPDKHVSFKQRTVAYMEPFTLDVLISKRFVSASLTHRVTCRQVAVAGTNSKDVKAVLRSRCDIPACMSIGRILSERAKEADVYTASYTPRDQDKFEGKIRAVVQSLIDNGIDVKIYLD from the exons ATGTTGAGGCAAGTGGTTGCCAAGTATTCGATCGGTAAAGCTGTGATTTATGGAAGTAACAGGGAAAAGCTTAGACCTTTCCTCTGCCAAACCAGTTGTGGGTTTCACACTGGACGG ACTGTTTTTGCACCAAGAAGCTTCTTTGGTGTAGAAGATTACGTGGACGATGACACAAGCCGGCCGTACACATACCAGAAAGAGAAGAAGTCGAAGAATCCAGACAAACATGTGTCATTCAAGCAACGGACAGTGGCATACATGGAGCCTTTTACCCTGGATGTCTTAATCTCGAAGCGATTTGTTTCAGCATCTCTGACGCACCGTGTAACATGTAGGCAAGTCGCTGTAGCGGGAACAAACTCTAAAGACGTGAAAGCTGTTCTGAGATCAAGATGTGATATCCCGGCATGCATGTCCATAGGGAGGATCTTGTCGGAACGTGCAAAAGAGGCTGATGTTTACACGGCTTCTTATACGCCGAGGGACCAAGACAAGTTTGAAGGGAAAATTAGAGCGGTTGTCCAGTCGCTTATCGATAACGGCATTGATGTTAAAATTTACCTCGACTAG
- the LOC104767104 gene encoding protein BONZAI 3-like, translating to MGNCLHGDVKGGKQAIGGVQQRPTSTTAVANNAALNDAVDFFFRSRGQYPLFSQIELTLSASNLIDCDITSKSDPMAVMYLMKKDGKLEEIGRTEVILNSLNPSWIEKITVSFQFEVVQTLVFHVYDVDTRFHNAPVKTLKLKDQDFLGEATCVLSEIMTRPNRTVSLSLTCNNNRHLGTLSVLAEETTASKTVADINFRCVNLDNKDLFSKSDPFLRISRIVESNAAVPICRTEVVDNNLNPIWRPVCLTMQQFGSKDTPLVIECFDFNTSGNHELIGRTEKSVAELERLSLQKEAANFVYPSLSHGRNKVLKGQLIVDRFVEKVQYSFLDYISSGFELNLMVAVDFTASNGDPRTPSSLHYIDPSGRSNSYQQAIMEVGEVIQFYDSDKRFPAWGFGGRTSNGIVSHAFNLNGASYGDEVVGVEGIMAAYASALRNVALAGPTLFSHVVDKAANIASQSLSQNSPKYYVLLIITDGVLTDMAGTVDALVRASDLPLSVLIVGVGNTDFKQMEMLDADNGRRLESSTGRIATRDIVQFVPMKDIHSGQVSVVQALLEELPGQFLSYVRSRNINPLGAPAI from the exons ATGGGGAATTGTTTACATGGGGATGTGAAAGGAGGGAAACAAGCCATTGGAGGGGTCCAGCAGAGACCCACCTCAACAACTGCCGTCGCCAACAATGCTGCTCTCAACGATGCCGTCGATTTCTTCTTCCGATCTCGTGGTCAATACCCTCTCTTTTCCCAAATCGAG TTGACTTTGTCGGCTTCAAACCTTATTGACTGTGACATCACTTCTAAG agtgATCCGATGGCTGTCATGTATCTGATGAAAAAGGATGGGAAGCTTGAGGAAATTGGCCGTACTGAAGTCATACTTAACAGCTTGAATCCAAGTTGGATTGAGAAGATTACAGTCTCTTTTCAGTTTGAAGTTGTTCAGACATTAGT ttttcacGTGTATGATGTTGATACCAGATTTCATAATGCGCCTGTGAAG ACATTAAAGCTGAAGGACCAGGATTTCTTGGGAGAAGCCACCTGTGTTCTGTCCGAG ATTATGACAAGACCTAACCGGACTGTGTCATTGAGTCTTACTTGCAACAATAATAGACATTTGGGGACACTCTCTGTCCTTGCTGAAGAAACAACTGCTTCTAAAACTGTCGCCGATATTAATTTTCGCTGTGTCAATTTGGATAACAAGGACTTGTTCTCTAAGAGC gATCCTTTCTTAAGAATTTCAAGAATTGTTGAGAGCAATGCTGCAGTCCCGATTTGTCGGACTGAGGTAGTGGACAACAACCTCAACCCCATATGGAGGCCTGTGTGCTTGACTATGCAGCAATTTGGAAGCAAA GACACCCCATTGGTTATCGAGTGCTTTGACTTCAATACCAGTGGGAATCATGAGCTTATTGG GAGGACAGAGAAATCTGTAGCGGAATTAGAGAGACTTTCTCTCCAGAAAGAAGCTGCAAACTTTGTGTATCCATCTCTTAGTCATGGTCGCAACAAG GTTCTGAAAGGCCAGCTCATTGTGGATCGTTTTGTGGAGAAAGTCCAGTACAGTTTTCTTGATTACATATCCAGTGGCTTCGAACTTAATTTAATGGTTGCAGTTGACTTCACTG CTTCAAATGGTGATCCCCGAACTCCAAGTTCTTTGCATTACATTGATCCATCAGGAAGATCAAACTCATATCAGCAG GCTATTATGGAAGTAGGAGAGGTCATTCAGTTCTATGATTCGGATAAGCGATTTCCTGCTTGGGGATTTGGAGGAAGAACATCGAATGGTATTGTCTCCCATGCTTTTAACTTGAATGGAGCTTCATACGGCGACGAG GTTGTTGGAGTTGAAGGAATCATGGCAGCTTATGCTAGTGCTCTTCGCAATGTTGCTCTAGCGGGACCAACTCTGTTCAGCCATGTGGTCGACAAGGCTGCTAATATTGCTTCACAGTCGCTCTCACAAAACAGTCCCAAGTACTATGTTCTGCTCATCATTACG GATGGAGTCCTTACAGATATGGCGGGTACAGTAGACGCATTGGTGAGAGCTTCTGATCTTCCGTTGTCAGTTCTTATTGTCGGTGTGGGAAACACAGACTTCAAACAAATGGAG ATGCTTGATGCTGATAATGGTCGCCGATTAGAGAGTTCTACTGGTCGGATAGCTACACGGGACATCGTTCAGTTCGTGCCTATGAAAGACATCCATA GTGGACAAGTGTCAGTGGTTCAGGCACTTCTGGAAGAACTTCCCGGTCAGTTTTTGAGCTACGTCCGTTCCAGAAATATTAATCCACTCGGCGCGCCAGCGATTTGA
- the LOC104767167 gene encoding probable histone H2AXa, with protein sequence MSTGAGTGTTKGGRGKPKATKSVSRSSKAGLQFPVGRIARFLKAGKYAERVGAGAPVYLSAVLEYLAAEVLELAGNAARDNKKTRIVPRHIQLAVRNDEELSKLLGSVTIANGGVLPNIHQNLLPSKVGKNKGDIGSASQEF encoded by the exons atgagtACAGGCGCAGGAACCGGAACAACCAAAGGTGGGAGAGGAAAGCCCAAAGCAACCAAATCCGTGTCCCGTTCATCTAAAGCCGGTCTTCAATTCCCCGTCGGAAGAATCGCCAGATTCCTCAAAGCCGGGAAATACGCGGAGCGTGTCGGTGCCGGAGCTCCGGTCTATCTCTCCGCCGTTCTCGAATACCTCGCCGCTGag GTGTTGGAGCTCGCTGGAAACGCAGCGAGGGATAACAAGAAGACGCGAATTGTACCAAGACACATACAGCTTGCGGTGAGAAACGATGAGGAGCTTAGTAAGCTATTGGGAAGTGTGACGATTGCGAATGGTGGAGTTTTGCCTAATATTCATCAGAACCTTTTGCCTTCTAAGGTTGGCAAGAACAAAGGAGATATTGGATCTGCTTCTCAGGAGTTCtga